Proteins encoded within one genomic window of Halanaerobiales bacterium:
- a CDS encoding patatin-like phospholipase family protein, translating into MKDYTPKIGLALGAGGARGLAHVGVLKFLEKENIDIDIIAGTSMGSIIGGLYSAGIPLKYMEKIAEEIDWDTLTDVTFPRKGLIKGNKILKFFEILTQNKTFSELNIPFSAIACDIEKGEQVVINKGSVAKAIRSSIAIPGIFVPYRHQEKMLVDGAVLDRVPVSTVRKMGADIIIAVDIRVKEVNNKIDNIFDVLFNTFDIMQYEFQKLKETGADITINPKLDNIDSLDLDNTDICIYEGYQEAKKYKKEIDSILGRVNNEKTK; encoded by the coding sequence ATGAAAGATTATACTCCCAAAATTGGTCTGGCTCTGGGAGCAGGAGGAGCTCGTGGTCTTGCCCATGTAGGAGTTTTAAAATTTTTGGAAAAAGAAAATATTGATATAGATATAATAGCTGGTACAAGTATGGGAAGTATTATTGGCGGACTTTATTCGGCAGGAATTCCTCTTAAATATATGGAAAAAATAGCAGAAGAAATAGATTGGGATACCTTAACCGATGTGACTTTTCCCAGAAAAGGTTTGATCAAAGGTAATAAAATACTTAAGTTTTTTGAAATACTTACTCAGAACAAAACTTTTTCTGAATTAAATATACCCTTTTCGGCAATAGCCTGTGATATTGAAAAGGGTGAACAGGTTGTTATAAATAAAGGCTCAGTAGCAAAGGCAATCAGGTCAAGTATAGCAATTCCGGGTATATTTGTTCCTTATAGACATCAGGAAAAAATGCTGGTTGATGGTGCAGTCCTGGATAGAGTCCCTGTATCTACTGTAAGAAAAATGGGGGCTGATATTATAATTGCTGTTGATATCAGGGTAAAAGAAGTAAATAATAAGATTGATAATATTTTTGATGTATTATTTAATACTTTTGACATAATGCAGTATGAGTTTCAAAAATTAAAAGAAACTGGAGCAGATATTACTATTAATCCCAAACTGGATAATATAGATTCTCTTGATTTAGATAATACAGATATTTGTATATATGAAGGATATCAAGAAGCAAAAAAATATAAAAAAGAAATCGATAGTATTTTGGGGAGAGTTAATAATGAGAAAACAAAATAG